The Candidatus Bathyarchaeota archaeon DNA segment TTCGCCTCAAAGATATTGTATGATGAAGTAAAATCTGATACTGATCCTTTAGGTCCAGAGAACCGATTAATTATTATGACTGGTGCATTCGTAGGCACTTCGATACCATGTGGTATCAAATCAACGGTTGTATCTAAATCACCTCTTACTGGAATATATGGAGAAGCACTTTTCTCTGCGCCTATAGGAGAAGATTTGAAAAAATCTGGATACGATGGAGTCATAATTAAAGGAAAAGCTGAGAAGCCAGTTTATTTATGGATAAGCGATGATAAGGTTGAGATCAAGGATGCGGAACATCTATGGGGAAAAGAGACCCTTGACACGGTGGACTCGATAAGGCAAGAGCTTGGCGATAGTAAAGCATCTGTTATCACAATAGGACCTGCAGGAGAGAAGCTCATAAAATTAGCATGTATTATGTCTGACGACAGTAGAGCTGCTGGTAGGTGTGGACTAGGTGCGGTTATGGGATCCAAAAATTTGAAAGCCTTAGTAGCAAAAGGAACCGGTAAGATTGAAATAGCTGAGCAAGAGACTTTAAACAATCTAAAGAGAGAGGCTTTGAGCATATCTCTACCAAATACAAAAGGCTTTCGTGATAATGGAACAGCTTCAGGCTTGATAGTATTTGAGCAAAATGGTAATTTACCCATTAAAAACTGGACAAGAGGAAGCTTCCCAACCGCTGAAAGAATAACCGGTTCTACAATGACAGATACTATCTTAATAGGCCATAGCGCATGCAAGACTTGTCCAATTGCATGTGGAAGAAAAGTGAAGGTAGAGAAAGGGCCCTATGCAATGGAAGGTAGCGGTCCTGAATATGAGACAATGGCTGCCTTAGGATCTCTATGTTATAATGACAATCTTGAATCTATTGCAAAAGCTAATGATATTTGCAATAGGCTCGGCATAGATACTATTTCCAGTGGACAGGCAATTGCTTTTGCAATGGAGTGTTACGAAAATGGATTGATAAAAGATACTGATGGAATAGATTTAGCGTGGGGAAATTCTGATGCTGTTGTTAAATTATGCGAATCTATCGGAAATAAAGAGGGGCTAGGGGTTATACTCGGTGAAGGAGTAAGAAAAGCTGCTGAGCTAATAGGTAACAAGGCTGAAAGGTTTGCAATGCATGTTAAGGGCCTTGAGTTTCCCGAACATAATCCCCGCAAATTTAAATCGATGGGATTGGCTTATGCTACTTCCAATGTAGGTGCAAATCATAATAGAGGTTCTCCTATGCTTGTAGAAAGAGACTTGCTGAGCCCTGACCTACCATGGAAAGAGCCGGTAGATGGATTTCTAGTAAAAGATAAAGGGCACATGACAAAGGTGTACCAAGACGTTTGTTGCGTTGTGGACTCCTTGGGCATATGTAAATTCATGGTTTTCTGGGGAAAAATTCCACTTAAGATTTTAGTTGAGTACTATAATGCGATAAATGGCACGAAAATCAGTTTTAACGATTTGATCAAGATTGGAGAAAGGATTTGGAATATTCAAAGAGCTTTCAATATTAGAATGGGAATTACACGTAAAGACGATACATTACCTGAAAGATTTCTAAAAGAATCAGTTGATGAGGGACCTGCAAAGGGGCAGGTTGTTGAGTTAGATGTAATGCTAAAAGAATATTATGAGGAACGTGGGTTGGACGAAGATGGCAAACCAGGAAAGGAAAAATTAATCGAATTAGGATTAGATTGGGTAGCAAGCGATCTATATTCAGAGTAACTAAGTTTTCATTCGTATTCTTGCATCAGCTACAGCACATTCATCAGCTGAAACGATAACTGGATTAAGGTCCATCTCAGCAATTGATTGGTCATATACAAGGTGAGAAACTCGTATTATCAAGTCAGCTAACTTATTCAAATCGGCTGGTGGTTGACCTCTCATTCCTTTTAGCAATTCCGATGCCTTTGTATTAGATATCATGAAAAGCGCATCCTCTTTTGAGAGCGGAGCCAATCCATAGAAGATATCTTTTATAGCTTCAACAAAAACTCCGCCAAGACCAAAGGCTATGACAGGACCAAAATCATTGTCAATCATTGCACCGACAAGAACTTCAACACCTGAGGGTATTTGATTCTGTATGAGCACTCCATCGACTTTTGCATCAGGCACCTTCTTTTTTACGTTTTCTATGATCCT contains these protein-coding regions:
- a CDS encoding aldehyde ferredoxin oxidoreductase family protein; translated protein: MFNGYARKLLRIDLSNNRIQKEDLDSELIENFLGAEGFASKILYDEVKSDTDPLGPENRLIIMTGAFVGTSIPCGIKSTVVSKSPLTGIYGEALFSAPIGEDLKKSGYDGVIIKGKAEKPVYLWISDDKVEIKDAEHLWGKETLDTVDSIRQELGDSKASVITIGPAGEKLIKLACIMSDDSRAAGRCGLGAVMGSKNLKALVAKGTGKIEIAEQETLNNLKREALSISLPNTKGFRDNGTASGLIVFEQNGNLPIKNWTRGSFPTAERITGSTMTDTILIGHSACKTCPIACGRKVKVEKGPYAMEGSGPEYETMAALGSLCYNDNLESIAKANDICNRLGIDTISSGQAIAFAMECYENGLIKDTDGIDLAWGNSDAVVKLCESIGNKEGLGVILGEGVRKAAELIGNKAERFAMHVKGLEFPEHNPRKFKSMGLAYATSNVGANHNRGSPMLVERDLLSPDLPWKEPVDGFLVKDKGHMTKVYQDVCCVVDSLGICKFMVFWGKIPLKILVEYYNAINGTKISFNDLIKIGERIWNIQRAFNIRMGITRKDDTLPERFLKESVDEGPAKGQVVELDVMLKEYYEERGLDEDGKPGKEKLIELGLDWVASDLYSE